TGGAAAAAATGTCCTGGTTTAAGGCTGGAAATAATCCTTGCAGAAGTTTAGAATGAGCGTGTTGACATTTTGGAGAAGCACGGTTTACTGGACAGTGAAACAGGGCTTTATAAACTTTAAAAGGGCCTCAAAAATGCACTACCTGTGATGTTCTCCCCCTGAGTAAAACCACAAAGTTCACACAAAGAGTGGAAACAGGAGGTGGGAGTAAAATCACAGATCCTTCCTGTTTGTCACGAGGAGAGACATCCTgcacaacacagacagagagagagagagagagagagagagagagagagagagagagaaagagagaggtcaGCAGGAAGAGGGGTTTCTTCTGTGTGAATACCTTGGATATTCagcttgtgtttcctctctaGCAATGAGGGATCTGTAATGCTGCTCCTGCTTCATTGAGTCCTGGATCACAgggggaaggagggggagagagcgagagagagagagagagagagagagagagagagagagagagagagggagggagagggaaagggagacTCAGAGGGAGTTTTTCTGCAGGAGAAAAAGCAGAGTTATTAGGAAGCAGAAAATGGGACCGGCTGCCACCTCGCTCGCTCTCCTGTGTTTATgctctgtgggtgtgtgtgttcctgcagggaCGACTGGCGATACACAGGTACCGaccgtatgtgtgtgtactgtgtgcaCGGACTCAATCATCtagatttaaatgtttcattgcTGCTGTCGATGCTGTGCTTCTCTTTGTCAGTGGAGTTTTCAAATAGTTGAATTAAGTAAAGGCAGGAATATTAAAGCATCCTGAAGTCAAACTTCATGAAGCatccaaagtaaaagtactagtTATGCACAGTGACTACTGTCAGTTTTACTGTTATATTACTCAATCAATATTATGTATGCATTGATTGACATCAAGCTAACTTCAGCAACATTTATCTTTGGTAGTTTGATCTGTAACaataggttttattttgaaaaatagttGCTATAGCTCCTAATTCAGTGCAGTagcaaaacatggaaataacCAAATAAAGGAATGTACCttaaaactgtacttaagtaaaccAATTGAGTAAATACTTGGTTACCTTCCACCACAGCTGGTTGTTCGGGTAAATACCTGTTTCCATTCCCAATGATCATCGAGGGTAttcactgtgcatgtgtgtaagaGGGACTCAGATCTAGCTAAGGTCTAGCAAATGTTGTGCTGAGATTTATAAGATAATAATGTGTGCCCACAGAGGGCGAAGTTGTCATTAATATGAATTAATGAGTAGCAATCAGACTAAGATCTAAGACGAAACACCCATCTCCCTCTGTCAGTCCACGGTGAGAGAATGTTGATTCATGTTATTATAACGGTGTTGCCGATTCTGACCTATGCACAGTTGAAAGCTGAGATTTATAGATcgatatgtttatttttgacagaaCTAAAGGTAAATACAAGATTGCAAACACTTTACTTCCATTATGTTCCTGATTAGAGAAGAGTAAGAGGATAGTAAAGCAAACAGATCTACAAAACCAACACAATTACCTCTATCTATTTTATTACCAAGATGGTTCAATGCTGTATACTTTTAACCAAAGCAGCTTTTAAATCTATGAATACTTCTGATATATCTGCATTTGTTGGCAAAGTTTCCCTACTTTATTCCTAGTTTCTACAGTAAGTTAAAAATCTGCACAGGGAGGTAATTAGCATTGTGGATTCAACCCTATAATTATTTGAGTTGAGCATCTGATGCTTGTTAGTGGAGACGCTTGGTTTCGTTTAATTACATCTAACAGAACTTTATTGTGGTGGAAACAGCCTCTGTGAAACGTTGACGTaatgtctccctctctctctgtatgtgtCAGGAAGAGGTGAAGAAAGCGAGAGGAGACGTTCCTGATATTCTTCCAGAGCCTGAACCCGAGCCAACCAGCCCAGTGTCAGACTTTGAAAACTCATACAACTATGTCTGTGAGTCTCCAGGTTCAGGTCCAGATTCAAAGCTTCCTTTCCAGAAACGCTACGACAGaactgtggaaaaaaactgCATCACGTTACTCCACATGAGCTTTAACAGCTGTACTTTTAAATAGCCACGCAATATTTCATGAATGCATTTCTCTTTCCTGTTCTTCTCTCTTATTTTCTGTTCCTCAGTGTCTAGACTAGCCGGTATGGACCAGGCGATCCACAAGCTGGATGTGGGTCACTACACCCTGGATGTTAAAGTCAGTCAGCTAATGGACCGTCTGACCAGGGTGGATGGTGAGACGATCACTCTCTACCACAAATCttccatttctgtctctttatgGATTTGTTTCCCAGTCCAACAATTAATTCCACTCCTCTTTCATGTCTATATTTCAGCATTTGAACTGAGTCTGCTAGCTTCATTGTAAAATTGTGAAATGAAGGACAGATGCAGAGTGAATTTTGGCTGATTAGCAGTGATATACATCCAAATATAATCAAATTGGTTTTGATATTGCCCAAGTGATTTAGCAAGatgattgaaaacaaaacaatgagttAAATGTCAGAAAGTTCATTGGAGGAACTATATTTGGTGTCCTCCATCGACTGATATTATCATTGAATTGCCCATGGCGCAATCCACTTGTCTTGGTTGCAACCATTGGTTCTTTAACTTAAAACAAGCAGGAATTCACAAAAGCTGCAACCACACACCTACATGCAACTAGGTTTTCATACATCCACAACCTCAAAAAATGTCAGCTTTCCAGGGAACAACTCTACCAAGGGATGGGGAAATCTTTACTACAAAGCAAGCTTTAAAGCGCCTGTTTGCAGCTTTAAGTTGCCTATTCTGAATTAAACGcctcttttgtttgttgtttcccaCCGATAACATGACAGCTAGAGTCGCAGAGCTGGAGGACAGCATCCAGGAGGTCTACCAGCACAGCAAGGTCAACCGCAAAGAGATGGGAAGACTGGAAGGTAATGGAGATAGTTTTCTACAAACATGACTCTGAGGTAATGCCACTTTAGCAGAACCTAAATCAGAAATACTTGTTTCAATTGTTGGGAAATAAGACTTCAAGACAgtagaatgaaataaaatacaaacgtAGGAATTTATAGCAAAAATTTCCAttaaaagactaaataaaaatacactttgaatGGTGATAAGTGTGtcaatactgtatttacaaaatgttgcactgcccccaagtggccagAAATAGATCTGCAGgttcacgttttttttttcctttattttttggtaaacatttttaaacagtttttctttGATAAATAATCcgtcttgtttctctttgcttcTCAGGCTGCCAGAAGGGACACAGGTTGGGATACAAATGCTATCTCGTGTACAATAACCTCGCGGACTACGCCGGAGCTTCCAGGAAGTGCCAGGAACGCGGCGGCCGCATGGCGATGCCCCGCGACCGCAAGGAGCAGGAAGCCGTCGCAGACTACGTCAAGTCCTTCTTCCACCCGGGGAACTGGCCCGTGTGGCTGGGCATCAACGACCTGCGATCTGACGGCTTGTACGTGTTCGACGATGGGACGCGGGTTTCGTACTTCCAGTGGCGGAAACACTTCCTGTCCAGCCAGCCGGACGGAGGGAGGCGGGAAAACTGCGTGGCGATGTCGTCGGACGATGGCGACTGGTGGGACCACTACTGCGACCGCACCATGAACTATATGTGCGAGTTTGACAACAGGGAGGCACTTTAAAATGAACTTTACTTTGACCACCAGTCATTcaatataagaaataaaagtCCACTATATCTTCAAATAACTTATTGCCCTTTAAAAGAAACTCgtgtgttttaatcaaaatatCCAGTATAAATTCATCTATAAGTGCAGCATTGTTTACTGCAggttaaaaacatttcccatgAGAATTGTTCactgtattttagttttttccagtAAAACACTTCTGGCATTTGAGCTTTACTATATTCAACAGTCCTTAATTACGTTTTCATGCAGCTGTGGTGACAGGAATGTAAACCAGACAGGACTCTGTTATGATTTCACGCCTGGAATTCTCGAAACCACGAAAACCTGGAGTAACTCTGTTCACAATCAGCACACTGACCCTTCAG
The sequence above is drawn from the Eleginops maclovinus isolate JMC-PN-2008 ecotype Puerto Natales chromosome 15, JC_Emac_rtc_rv5, whole genome shotgun sequence genome and encodes:
- the clec11a gene encoding C-type lectin domain family 11 member A, with protein sequence MGPAATSLALLCLCSVGVCVPAGTTGDTQEEVKKARGDVPDILPEPEPEPTSPVSDFENSYNYVLSRLAGMDQAIHKLDVGHYTLDVKVSQLMDRLTRVDARVAELEDSIQEVYQHSKVNRKEMGRLEGCQKGHRLGYKCYLVYNNLADYAGASRKCQERGGRMAMPRDRKEQEAVADYVKSFFHPGNWPVWLGINDLRSDGLYVFDDGTRVSYFQWRKHFLSSQPDGGRRENCVAMSSDDGDWWDHYCDRTMNYMCEFDNREAL